The sequence ACCATTGCTGCTGGTGAACAGTTAAATGTAGATGCTGCTTCAGGAGTATTATCCAACGATACTGATACCGAGGGCGATCGCCTAACAGCTACGATTGTTAGTAATCCGACTAATGGAGGCTATACATTTACCAGCGATGGCTCTTTTGTATATACTCCTTTAGAAGGATTTAATGGAACCGATAGCTTTGCATATACAGTTAGCGACGGTCAGTCAACTTCCGAACCTGCAACAGTAGAAATTAATGTCGGAGCACTCACAAATACCGCTCCAGTTGTTCAAAATGATGTTTACACTGTTGGTTCTGGCGCAGAGTTAAATGTAGATGTTGCTTCGGGAATATTAGCAAACGATACGGATGCTGAAGGGAATAGATTAAACGCTACGATTATTGACCCCCCCGACAACGGTAATTTTAACTTTACTAGCGACGGTTCATTTACCTACACTTCCCTACAAGGATTTAATGGAACCGATAATTTTACATATACAGTTAGCGATGGTGAATTAACTTCTGAAGTCGGAACAGTAGCAATTAATGTTGGAAATGTAACCGAACCAGAACCGACACCAGAACCAACACCGGAACCAACACCAACACCACAACCACCAGAATCAGCAACCGGGAATATTGTTAATGTTGTCTTTGACGCAAACCCAGACAATGTAGTCAGCAGTTTGATTTTCGATGCAACTCCCACGACCGAGGGAACCAATATCGTTGCTAGACTGACTGATGATATGGTCGATTTAGGAACAGATGCAGCTTTTGACAACCTCGTAGGCTTTTACGAAATCGCAGATACCAACGGTTCTATAGATACTAATGGTGACGGTATAGGTGATATACTGCCGGGACAAGAAGGTTATGCACTAGCCGCAATTGAAAATCGGATTAACAATTTTGTCTTAGAAGCTGGTTCTTCCGGAGAAGAAGATGAAAACACCTCAGTGGAAGAATTTGGAACTGTAATTCTTGAAGGAGGTAATTTGTATGCTCCCTTTATCATTGCTAACGGTGGAGAATTAGGTTTTGACGGTTTTGTCGAAAGTGAAGCTAGTGAAGGCAATGCATTTAACAACGCTGCTGAATCTATTGATGATGCAGTAGCTT comes from Rivularia sp. PCC 7116 and encodes:
- a CDS encoding Ig-like domain-containing protein; its protein translation is MATQTNTTPEEELNQPQPQQAVNNTPPSDSSAGTEADTPAAGTETDAPAAGTETDTPAAGTETDTPAAGTEADTPAAGTETDTPAAGTETDTPAAGTEADTPAAGTETDTPAAGTETDTPAAGTEADTPAAGTETDTPAAGTETDTPAAGTETDTPAAGTETDTPAAETETDTPAAGTEADTPANNAGLTAQNDSYTVASGQPLNVDAATGVLANDTGAEGANLRATVVDAPDSGSYTFTSDGSFTYTSLDGFSGTDTFVYTVSDGQSTSEPATVEINVEAPPPGSNTAPVAQNDSYTIAAGEQLNVDAASGVLSNDTDTEGDRLTATIVSNPTNGGYTFTSDGSFVYTPLEGFNGTDSFAYTVSDGQSTSEPATVEINVGALTNTAPVVQNDVYTVGSGAELNVDVASGILANDTDAEGNRLNATIIDPPDNGNFNFTSDGSFTYTSLQGFNGTDNFTYTVSDGELTSEVGTVAINVGNVTEPEPTPEPTPEPTPTPQPPESATGNIVNVVFDANPDNVVSSLIFDATPTTEGTNIVARLTDDMVDLGTDAAFDNLVGFYEIADTNGSIDTNGDGIGDILPGQEGYALAAIENRINNFVLEAGSSGEEDENTSVEEFGTVILEGGNLYAPFIIANGGELGFDGFVESEASEGNAFNNAAESIDDAVAYFGFTAANPDGVAHLQARGNNIFGFEDLPANLGESDNDFNDAVFGFDFSVG